A genomic segment from Lytechinus variegatus isolate NC3 chromosome 10, Lvar_3.0, whole genome shotgun sequence encodes:
- the LOC121422687 gene encoding adenosine receptor A2b-like → FFLFLVLMCVTVVGNFLVIATFLKTERLRTPTYYLLSSLAAVDLLTGLVAVPLEVYRKNVFSEITCLEMNSRYFAGFSFVCGTINLFHIFMVTSDRYIAVHRPLRYQTIVTTKRVAFGILASWLLTTVGGLLSQVGKLEEGPTVVTVYCSGTTSHYALVFHDLCGDH, encoded by the exons ttcttcctctttttgg TCCTCATGTGTGTTACAGTCGTAGGGAACTTCTTGGTAATCGCAACCTTTCTAAAAACTGAACGTCTTAGGACACCTACATACTATCTTCTTTCCAGTTTAGCTGCTGTAGACCTTTTAACTGGTTTGGTCGCAGTCCCGTTGGAAGTCTATcggaaaaatgtattttctgaAATAACGTGCCTTGAAATGAACTCAAGGTATTTCGCAGGATTCAGCTTTGTTTGTGGCACCATTaatctttttcatatttttatggtAACAAGTGATCGATATATCGCCGTTCATAGACCCCTCCGATACCAAACTATCGTCACCACAAAGCGAGTCGCGTTTGGGATACTCGCCAGTTGGTTGTTGACTACCGTTGGGGGTTTACTTAGCCAAGTCGGCAAATTAGAAGAAGGTCCAACTGTCGTTACAGTCTACTGCTCTGGCACTACTTCCCATTATGCTCTCG TCTTTCACGATCTTTGTGGGGATCACTAA